A single window of Methylacidimicrobium sp. AP8 DNA harbors:
- a CDS encoding dihydroorotase has product MSGFYRLSGGRILDPSRGLDEVGDLFVAGGRLVDPASLPAETRWEPIDVSGHIVAPGLIDIHVHLREPGEPHKETIASGTRAAAAGGFTAVVAMPNTQPPADQPNTIGWIRERAREQGVVRVYPTGCLSVGRKGEKLAALGALRAAGAVAVTDDGSCIQNAGLMRRVMEYAAMLGLPILEHCEETSVSAGGVMREGYWSAVLGLRGWPGLAEELIVSRDLLLAEQTGAKLHCQHLSSAGSVRLIREAKRRGVPVSAEVTPHHLALTDAELARYDTHFKMNPPLGSEADREALLEGIVEGTIDVIASDHAPHASFEKEVEFDRAPFGVVGLETMLGVAAETLVKTKLLDWPGLIARLSTIPARLLGLPGGTLAIGAPADIVVIDPHLRWMVDPQAFQSRGRNTPFSGRELQGRAVLTMVEGKIVWRL; this is encoded by the coding sequence GTGAGCGGCTTCTACCGTCTTTCGGGCGGACGCATCCTCGATCCGAGCCGGGGCCTCGACGAGGTCGGCGACCTTTTCGTGGCCGGGGGCCGCCTGGTCGATCCCGCTTCCCTTCCTGCGGAGACGCGATGGGAGCCGATCGACGTCTCGGGCCACATCGTCGCTCCGGGCCTCATCGACATCCATGTCCATCTCCGCGAGCCGGGAGAGCCGCACAAGGAGACGATCGCCTCGGGAACGCGCGCCGCCGCTGCGGGCGGGTTCACGGCCGTCGTGGCGATGCCCAATACCCAGCCGCCCGCCGACCAACCGAATACGATCGGCTGGATTCGGGAGCGGGCGCGGGAGCAGGGGGTCGTGCGCGTCTACCCGACCGGCTGTCTTTCCGTGGGGCGGAAAGGGGAGAAGCTCGCTGCCTTGGGCGCTCTGCGCGCCGCCGGGGCCGTCGCGGTGACCGATGACGGGAGCTGCATCCAGAACGCGGGCCTCATGCGCCGGGTGATGGAGTATGCCGCCATGCTCGGCCTTCCGATCCTGGAGCACTGCGAGGAGACGAGCGTTTCGGCCGGAGGGGTGATGCGCGAAGGCTACTGGAGCGCGGTCCTGGGCCTCCGCGGGTGGCCCGGCCTGGCCGAGGAGCTCATCGTGAGCCGGGATCTCCTCCTGGCGGAGCAGACCGGCGCCAAGCTCCACTGCCAGCATCTTTCGAGTGCGGGCTCGGTCCGGCTCATCCGGGAAGCCAAGCGGCGCGGGGTGCCCGTTTCGGCCGAAGTGACCCCGCACCACCTAGCCTTGACCGACGCAGAGCTCGCGCGCTACGACACCCATTTCAAGATGAATCCCCCGCTCGGCTCGGAGGCCGACCGGGAAGCCTTGCTGGAGGGGATCGTCGAGGGGACGATCGACGTGATCGCCAGCGACCACGCCCCGCACGCTTCTTTCGAGAAGGAGGTCGAGTTCGATCGGGCGCCATTCGGCGTTGTGGGTCTCGAAACGATGCTCGGGGTGGCGGCGGAGACCCTGGTCAAGACCAAGCTGCTTGATTGGCCGGGGCTGATCGCCCGGCTGAGCACGATCCCCGCCCGCCTTCTCGGGCTTCCGGGAGGAACGCTGGCCATCGGAGCCCCGGCGGACATCGTGGTCATCGATCCCCATCTCCGGTGGATGGTGGATCCGCAGGCATTCCAATCCCGGGGCCGGAACACGCCGTTCTCTGGGCGGGAGCTGCAGGGGAGGGCGGTGCTCACGATGGTGGAAGGGAAGATCGTATGGCGGCTGTGA
- the carA gene encoding glutamine-hydrolyzing carbamoyl-phosphate synthase small subunit, with product MAAVREKEAVLVLEDGEVFRGRAVGERDRRGEVCFNTAMTGYQEVLTDPSYRGQLVAMTFPEIGNYGVNPSDDQSPKVQVAGFLMRELSERASSWRATGTLREYLAAAGVVAADRIDTRRLTLRLRQQGVCRGVLSTEPIEVAEAAAMAREWSYGERDFVREVTCAEPYAWEDHPAAQDFPEDGEGARGGAAAKAPLRLAAFDFGIKYATLRLLRWAGFTVRVVPAGTSPEEILAGGFDAVFLSNGPGDPAGLPALHRTVQALLGKKPIFGICLGHQLLAFALGGRTFKLKFGHRGANHPVADLETKKVRITSQNHGYAVDPESLPPNVRVREVSLNDGTCEAMAHEELPIFSVQYHPEAAPGPNDGLGWFSVFRAMAESGRPLGGGPGGS from the coding sequence ATGGCGGCTGTGAGGGAGAAGGAAGCCGTGCTCGTCCTGGAGGACGGGGAGGTTTTTCGGGGACGGGCGGTGGGGGAGAGGGACCGCCGTGGGGAAGTCTGCTTCAACACCGCGATGACCGGATATCAGGAGGTGCTCACCGATCCCTCCTACCGAGGACAGCTGGTGGCCATGACCTTCCCCGAAATCGGCAACTACGGGGTCAATCCTTCGGACGATCAGTCGCCGAAGGTGCAGGTCGCCGGCTTTTTGATGCGGGAGCTGTCCGAGCGGGCGAGCAGCTGGCGCGCGACCGGAACCCTTCGGGAGTATCTGGCCGCGGCAGGGGTGGTCGCCGCCGATCGGATCGATACGCGGCGCTTGACCCTCCGGCTGCGGCAGCAGGGGGTCTGCCGGGGGGTGCTCTCGACCGAGCCGATCGAGGTGGCCGAAGCGGCGGCGATGGCCCGCGAGTGGAGCTACGGGGAGCGCGATTTTGTGCGGGAGGTGACCTGCGCCGAGCCCTATGCTTGGGAGGACCACCCGGCGGCGCAGGACTTCCCGGAGGACGGGGAGGGAGCGAGAGGAGGAGCGGCGGCCAAGGCCCCGCTCCGGCTGGCGGCCTTCGACTTCGGGATCAAGTACGCGACGCTGCGGCTGCTGCGGTGGGCGGGCTTCACGGTGCGGGTCGTGCCGGCGGGGACCTCTCCCGAGGAGATCCTGGCGGGTGGGTTTGACGCAGTCTTTCTGTCCAACGGCCCCGGGGATCCTGCGGGCCTTCCCGCGCTCCACCGGACGGTGCAGGCGCTGCTCGGCAAGAAGCCGATCTTCGGGATCTGCCTCGGGCACCAGCTCCTTGCCTTCGCGCTGGGCGGAAGGACCTTTAAGCTGAAGTTCGGCCACCGCGGCGCCAACCATCCCGTAGCCGATCTCGAGACAAAAAAGGTGAGAATCACTTCGCAGAATCATGGCTACGCAGTCGATCCCGAGTCGCTGCCTCCGAACGTGCGCGTCCGGGAGGTGAGCCTCAACGACGGGACTTGCGAAGCGATGGCCCACGAAGAGCTGCCGATCTTTTCGGTCCAGTATCATCCGGAGGCGGCCCCCGGCCCCAATGACGGGCTCGGCTGGTTCTCGGTCTTTCGAGCCATGGCGGAGAGCGGCCGCCCGCTGGGGGGGGGCCCGGGCGGATCATGA
- a CDS encoding aspartate carbamoyltransferase catalytic subunit: protein MAPENPGEIASSSRAGGWLRRHLLGLRDLEKEEILLLLDAAERIAKCLEAGAELPSLHGLTVVNLFIEPSTRTRVSFELAAKRLGASVLEIDQESSSIRKGESLKDTARNLEAMGADFLVLRHSAAGAPHFLADRVRSSVINAGDGAHEHPTQGLLDLLTIRRRLGRVEGIRVAIVGDILHSRVARSDLWGLRKLGAEVTLVGPRTLLPEVFSRFGVRVSSELDPVLPWAQVVILLRIQHERQREGTFPSLEEYASLYGLNAARLRRCPPEVLLMHPGPVERGVEIESELADGPSSVILDQVASGVAVRMAVFSELARFHRREKGGR from the coding sequence ATGGCGCCGGAAAATCCCGGGGAGATTGCATCCTCTTCCCGCGCGGGAGGTTGGCTGCGCCGCCATCTCCTCGGACTGCGGGATCTTGAGAAGGAGGAGATCCTCCTCCTGCTCGATGCGGCCGAGAGGATCGCGAAGTGCTTGGAGGCCGGAGCAGAGCTTCCTTCTCTGCACGGGCTGACCGTCGTCAATCTGTTCATCGAGCCGAGCACGCGGACGCGGGTCTCCTTCGAGCTGGCGGCCAAGCGGCTCGGGGCGAGCGTTCTGGAGATCGACCAGGAGTCGAGCTCGATCCGGAAGGGGGAGAGCCTCAAGGACACCGCTCGCAACCTGGAGGCGATGGGGGCCGATTTCCTGGTACTCCGCCATTCGGCCGCAGGGGCGCCGCACTTTCTGGCCGACCGGGTGCGCTCCTCGGTGATCAACGCGGGCGACGGCGCGCATGAGCATCCCACGCAGGGGCTCTTGGACCTTCTCACGATCCGGCGCCGCCTCGGGAGGGTCGAAGGGATTCGCGTCGCGATCGTGGGGGATATTCTCCACAGCCGGGTGGCCCGTTCGGATCTCTGGGGCTTGCGCAAGCTCGGCGCCGAGGTGACACTCGTCGGTCCCCGGACCCTGCTCCCGGAGGTCTTCAGCCGCTTCGGGGTGCGGGTGAGCAGCGAGCTCGACCCGGTCCTCCCCTGGGCGCAGGTGGTGATCCTGCTGCGCATCCAGCACGAGCGACAGCGGGAAGGGACTTTCCCTTCCCTCGAAGAGTATGCTTCCCTCTACGGCCTCAACGCCGCCCGTCTGCGCCGCTGTCCCCCGGAGGTGCTGCTGATGCATCCGGGGCCGGTCGAGCGGGGGGTGGAGATCGAGAGCGAGCTTGCCGACGGTCCGAGCTCGGTGATCCTCGACCAGGTGGCCAGCGGGGTGGCCGTCCGGATGGCCGTCTTTTCGGAGTTGGCCCGGTTTCACCGGCGGGAAAAGGGGGGGAGGTGA
- the leuB gene encoding 3-isopropylmalate dehydrogenase produces the protein MKTYRIAVLAGDGIGPEIMAATLPILRAAAHRFGFRLDFEEALVGGAAIDAVGKALPEETLAICRDSQAILFGAVGGPQWEALPAEKQPERAALLPLRRTFGLYANLRPIICYPELLSASPLKAEIARGVDLLVVRELTGGLYFGQPKGTVMTDRGEKAIDTLVYETAEIERVARVAFSAARSRKKFVTLVDKANVLESSLLWRKTVRRIAAEYPDVQLGFLYVDNAAMQLVRNPRQFDVLLCENLFGDILSDEAAALCGSLGMLPSASLGKARFGLYEPAGGSAPDIAGKGIANPSAQILCGALLLRYSLGEEKAAQAIETAFRAALSDGFRTPDIADDGGKTVGTEAFAQAILDRLENP, from the coding sequence ATGAAGACCTATCGCATCGCCGTCCTCGCCGGCGACGGCATCGGGCCGGAAATCATGGCCGCTACTTTGCCGATCCTTCGGGCCGCGGCGCACAGGTTCGGCTTCCGCCTCGACTTCGAGGAAGCCCTGGTGGGGGGGGCGGCCATCGATGCCGTCGGAAAGGCCCTGCCGGAGGAGACCCTCGCGATCTGCCGCGACTCGCAAGCGATCCTCTTCGGTGCGGTCGGCGGCCCCCAATGGGAAGCCCTTCCCGCCGAAAAGCAGCCCGAGCGGGCCGCCCTTCTTCCCCTCCGGCGCACCTTCGGCCTCTACGCCAATCTCCGCCCGATCATCTGCTACCCGGAACTCCTGAGCGCCTCCCCTCTCAAGGCTGAGATCGCCCGCGGCGTCGACCTGCTCGTTGTCCGGGAGCTGACAGGCGGCCTGTATTTCGGCCAGCCCAAGGGAACCGTGATGACCGACCGGGGCGAGAAAGCCATAGACACCTTGGTCTACGAGACCGCCGAGATCGAGCGGGTGGCCCGTGTCGCTTTCTCGGCCGCGCGCTCCCGCAAAAAGTTCGTGACCCTCGTCGACAAGGCCAACGTGCTCGAATCGAGCCTGCTCTGGCGCAAGACCGTGCGCCGGATCGCCGCCGAATACCCCGACGTCCAGCTGGGCTTTCTTTACGTCGACAACGCCGCCATGCAGCTGGTGCGCAATCCGCGCCAGTTCGACGTGCTCCTCTGCGAAAACCTCTTCGGCGACATCCTAAGCGACGAGGCGGCGGCTCTTTGCGGCTCTCTGGGCATGCTCCCGAGCGCTTCCTTGGGCAAGGCCCGGTTCGGCCTCTATGAGCCTGCGGGCGGCTCGGCTCCGGACATCGCCGGCAAGGGGATCGCCAATCCGAGCGCGCAAATTCTTTGCGGGGCCCTCCTGCTCCGCTACAGCCTGGGCGAGGAAAAGGCGGCCCAGGCGATCGAAACGGCGTTCCGCGCCGCCCTGAGCGACGGCTTCCGTACGCCGGACATCGCCGACGACGGCGGGAAGACGGTGGGAACCGAAGCTTTCGCCCAAGCAATCCTCGATCGCCTCGAAAACCCCTGA
- a CDS encoding S1C family serine protease: MRRRWRAKGCAGLALLWLLGPAPGRAEAPADEPAVQVVQRVLPAVANINAERVVRRQVRDPFELFFGRYYIFSERVRSLGSGVVVAPEGFVLTCAHVVERAVNRAVKVSLSQGSGYQADVLFEDPAQDLALLKVHAHKALPAYDIQRLSPNLLGQTVIVLGNPVGYQNSVSKGILSAKDRAIQTEEGQIGGLLQTDAAINPGNSGGPLVDLTGAFVGLSSAKFSGEAIEGIGFAIPGERVLAWYRKAREAALGGRKAPVATLDRFLAKRFGIVAQELTEELAASFRVAPGSGLLIGSVERGSPAAAAGIQAGMILVAIGNIQVSDLGDLPPELAKIGPGARVPLTITIVEQRGPILFQRTQTVEVVAR; encoded by the coding sequence ATGAGACGACGATGGAGAGCGAAGGGCTGCGCCGGACTCGCCCTTCTTTGGCTGCTCGGCCCGGCGCCCGGCCGGGCCGAGGCTCCGGCCGACGAGCCGGCCGTCCAGGTCGTCCAGCGAGTCCTCCCGGCCGTGGCGAACATCAACGCCGAGCGGGTCGTGCGCCGGCAGGTGCGGGATCCGTTCGAGCTCTTCTTCGGCCGCTACTATATCTTCTCGGAGCGGGTGCGGAGCCTCGGTTCGGGCGTCGTCGTCGCACCCGAGGGATTCGTCCTTACCTGCGCCCACGTCGTCGAGCGGGCGGTCAATCGTGCGGTCAAGGTAAGCCTCTCGCAAGGAAGCGGCTACCAGGCAGATGTTCTGTTCGAGGACCCGGCTCAGGATCTGGCGCTTCTCAAGGTCCATGCGCATAAGGCTCTCCCTGCTTACGACATCCAAAGGCTTTCTCCCAACCTTTTGGGCCAGACGGTGATCGTGCTCGGAAACCCGGTCGGCTATCAGAACAGCGTCTCCAAGGGGATCCTGAGCGCCAAGGACAGGGCGATCCAAACGGAGGAGGGGCAGATCGGTGGACTGCTCCAGACCGACGCCGCGATCAATCCGGGCAACAGCGGCGGGCCGCTCGTCGACCTGACGGGCGCCTTCGTCGGGTTGAGCTCGGCCAAGTTCAGCGGGGAGGCGATCGAGGGGATCGGCTTTGCCATTCCCGGGGAGCGGGTGCTCGCCTGGTACCGGAAGGCGAGGGAAGCGGCCCTGGGCGGCCGGAAGGCTCCGGTCGCCACCCTCGACCGTTTTCTGGCGAAGCGGTTCGGCATCGTCGCCCAGGAGCTGACCGAGGAGCTGGCCGCCTCCTTCCGGGTCGCGCCGGGAAGCGGCCTCTTGATCGGATCGGTGGAGAGAGGAAGCCCGGCCGCCGCCGCCGGGATCCAGGCGGGGATGATCCTTGTGGCCATCGGGAACATTCAGGTGTCGGATCTTGGGGATCTTCCGCCCGAGCTGGCGAAGATCGGTCCGGGAGCCCGGGTCCCGCTGACGATCACGATCGTGGAGCAGCGGGGGCCGATCCTTTTTCAGCGGACGCAGACGGTGGAGGTCGTCGCCCGTTAG
- the trpD gene encoding anthranilate phosphoribosyltransferase, which translates to MKPSELRDLCGRRLGREEVERAVALLLDAEIPEEEKIAFLTDLEERGATGREAAFFAAAFRARAVPLGFSGHWEGKPLLDCCGTGGGGLNLCNVSTGTMFVLAAAGIPVVKHGNRGISKVSGSADVLEAMGIPIELSPEAAERSLRELGMTYLHAPDYHPAFRTLGPLRKKLAARGRKTIFHLLGPLLNPARPSAQVVGVFSRAHLALIEEALRLGGCRRTAVVFGTDAQGRALGELGIDGEAEVRGLALQGVREALTVFARRRGYAGSRLEEALVGSARESAARLRAVFEGREKGLVRGLLVANAAVGLIAGGYPGSFAEALDAVEDLLDRGMAAEKLRAAERLAPDLRRASRF; encoded by the coding sequence ATGAAGCCTTCGGAGCTGAGGGACCTATGCGGCCGGCGGCTCGGACGGGAGGAGGTCGAGAGGGCGGTTGCGCTCCTGCTCGACGCGGAGATCCCAGAGGAGGAGAAGATCGCGTTCCTGACCGATCTGGAGGAACGCGGGGCGACGGGCCGGGAGGCGGCGTTTTTCGCCGCAGCCTTTCGGGCGCGGGCGGTCCCCCTGGGATTTTCCGGCCATTGGGAAGGCAAGCCGCTCTTGGACTGCTGCGGCACTGGCGGAGGAGGGCTGAACCTCTGCAACGTCTCGACCGGAACCATGTTCGTGCTGGCGGCCGCAGGCATTCCGGTCGTCAAGCACGGCAACCGCGGGATAAGCAAGGTTTCGGGGAGCGCGGACGTCCTGGAGGCGATGGGCATCCCGATCGAACTCTCGCCGGAAGCGGCGGAGCGCAGCCTGCGGGAGCTCGGGATGACCTATCTCCATGCCCCTGACTACCATCCGGCGTTCCGGACGCTGGGTCCCCTGCGGAAGAAGCTCGCCGCCCGGGGCCGGAAGACGATCTTTCACCTGCTGGGGCCGCTCCTCAATCCGGCCCGCCCTTCGGCGCAGGTGGTCGGGGTCTTTTCCCGCGCACACCTGGCCCTTATCGAGGAAGCGCTCCGGCTGGGCGGTTGCCGGAGGACCGCTGTGGTCTTCGGGACCGATGCGCAGGGGCGGGCTCTCGGAGAGCTCGGCATCGACGGCGAGGCGGAGGTCCGGGGTCTTGCCCTCCAAGGGGTCCGGGAGGCGTTGACCGTCTTCGCCCGCCGTCGGGGCTATGCGGGCTCCAGGTTGGAGGAAGCGCTGGTCGGGTCCGCGCGGGAGAGCGCGGCCCGGCTCCGGGCGGTGTTCGAGGGTCGGGAGAAGGGGCTCGTCCGGGGGCTTCTCGTGGCGAATGCCGCGGTGGGGCTGATCGCCGGCGGGTATCCCGGTTCGTTCGCCGAAGCGCTCGATGCGGTTGAGGATCTGCTCGATCGCGGTATGGCGGCGGAGAAGCTCCGGGCGGCCGAACGCCTCGCCCCCGACCTGCGCCGCGCCTCTCGGTTCTAG
- a CDS encoding 3-isopropylmalate dehydratase, with amino-acid sequence MATISGFAYVVGDNIDTDQIIPAQYLMLLPTVPEEYRKLGSHALSGLPEELYPVRFVSPGEETTRYPILIAGRNFGCGSSREHAPIALAAAGCRIVIAESYARIFFRNAVSTGALYPYECAQRLCETIRTGDPVQIDLQDESLRSGGALHPLKPLGEARPVIEAGGLFQYARRAGMVPTP; translated from the coding sequence GTGGCTACGATTTCCGGCTTTGCCTACGTCGTCGGCGATAACATCGACACCGATCAGATCATCCCCGCCCAGTATTTGATGTTGCTTCCGACGGTGCCCGAAGAGTACCGCAAGCTCGGCTCCCATGCGCTCTCGGGCCTCCCCGAGGAACTCTACCCGGTGCGCTTCGTCAGCCCGGGGGAAGAAACCACCCGCTATCCCATCCTGATCGCCGGCCGCAACTTCGGTTGCGGCTCTTCCCGGGAGCACGCCCCGATCGCGCTCGCCGCCGCGGGCTGCCGGATCGTGATCGCCGAAAGCTACGCCCGGATCTTCTTCCGCAATGCGGTTTCGACCGGCGCCCTCTATCCCTATGAGTGCGCCCAGCGCCTCTGCGAAACGATCCGAACCGGCGATCCCGTCCAGATCGATCTCCAGGACGAAAGTCTCCGCTCGGGCGGTGCGCTCCACCCGCTAAAACCCCTGGGAGAGGCCCGGCCCGTCATCGAGGCCGGAGGTCTTTTCCAATACGCCCGCCGAGCGGGCATGGTTCCCACCCCATAG
- the secA gene encoding preprotein translocase subunit SecA codes for MLKKTLEMLFGSKNRRELARIWPLVAEINRIEERLRALSDEEIQQKTVEFRKRLAAGETLDDLLPEAFAVVKNVCRRFTEAGKVVEVRGHAIRWEMIPFDVQLVGGIVLHQGKIAEMATGEGKTLVATLPVYLNALTGKGVHVVTVNDYLAARDSEWMGEIYRFLGLTVGCLQQGQSFEERRRQYACDIVYGTNSEFGFDYLRDNSIVTSREEKVQRGHAYAIIDEVDSILIDEARTPLIISGPATVASTGEYERYRGAVARLVQQQMIECARLAEEAQKALSEGRPREETGRILFKIKLGMPRNKQLLKILEDGEARRMMEDAELALYQDSRRIELYQIKEELLFAIDERNHEADLSERGRKFLSPDDPDYFAPPDLATLFDAIGKDTALSDEEKEKKRQEAQKRYEEASERIHTIAQLLRAFCLYEKDVHYVVQDNKVIIVDEYTGRLMPGRRWSDGLHQAIEAKEGVHVDRETQTLATITIQNYFRLYAKLAGMTGTAATEANELHDIYKLDVVTIPTNRPCIRKDLDDSIFKTRRAKYRAIVDKIRELHAKGEPVLVGTISVESSELLSRMLKREGIPHNVLNAKYHQQEAEIIARAGQRGMVTIATNMAGRGTDIKLGEGVSELGGLFVLGTERHEARRIDLQLRGRCARQGDPGSSKFFISLEDDLMRNFGDSRRIAGLLTRLGMKEDEELEHPWLTKAVATAQKRVEQRNYSIRKHTLQYDDVMNLQREVIYSFRDQILESEEPRKELFDVLAEVVREEAQARLGGSAADLEGLLGWTNATFPVGMRREDLGDGDPETAAQKILERVQQAYELKIKYEDPASLQELERITALSAIDRLWQEHLYAMDGLRSGIGLRAYGQKDPLIEYKQEAYALFQDLMSRIKRQIVQNLFRSASSVLAFERFLSSLPQQRTRPELVDGSAAAPSQPAAAVPEPEAVPHDRPILPISRSGPKMGRNDPCPLDPTKKFKNCCGALGEKTCIKVSFPAGQPFPAAPAKNQKKKS; via the coding sequence ATGTTGAAGAAGACCCTGGAGATGCTCTTCGGTTCCAAGAACCGGAGGGAGCTGGCGCGGATCTGGCCGCTGGTGGCGGAAATCAACCGGATTGAAGAGCGGCTGCGGGCTCTTTCCGACGAAGAGATCCAACAGAAGACGGTCGAGTTCCGGAAGCGGCTTGCGGCGGGAGAAACCCTCGATGACCTGCTGCCCGAGGCCTTTGCGGTCGTCAAGAACGTCTGCCGCCGGTTTACCGAGGCCGGGAAGGTGGTCGAGGTGCGGGGCCACGCGATCCGCTGGGAGATGATCCCCTTCGACGTCCAGCTGGTCGGAGGCATTGTCCTCCACCAGGGAAAGATCGCGGAGATGGCGACCGGCGAGGGGAAGACCCTAGTCGCGACCCTGCCGGTCTACCTGAATGCGTTGACGGGAAAAGGGGTGCACGTCGTGACGGTCAACGATTATCTGGCTGCGCGCGACAGCGAGTGGATGGGCGAGATCTACCGGTTCCTCGGGCTTACGGTGGGCTGCCTGCAGCAGGGACAATCCTTTGAGGAGCGCAGACGCCAGTACGCATGCGACATCGTCTACGGGACCAACAGCGAGTTCGGCTTCGACTACCTGCGCGACAACAGCATCGTAACGAGCCGGGAGGAGAAGGTCCAGCGGGGCCATGCCTACGCGATCATCGACGAGGTCGACAGCATCCTGATCGACGAGGCACGGACCCCTCTGATCATCTCGGGCCCGGCTACGGTCGCCTCGACCGGGGAGTACGAGCGCTACCGGGGCGCGGTCGCCCGTCTGGTGCAGCAGCAGATGATCGAGTGCGCGCGGCTTGCCGAGGAAGCGCAGAAAGCCTTGTCCGAAGGGCGCCCTCGGGAGGAGACGGGTCGGATCCTCTTCAAGATCAAGCTCGGGATGCCGCGCAACAAGCAGCTGCTCAAGATCCTGGAGGACGGGGAAGCCCGCCGGATGATGGAAGATGCGGAACTGGCCCTCTATCAGGACTCGCGGCGGATCGAACTCTACCAGATCAAGGAAGAGCTCCTTTTTGCGATTGACGAAAGAAACCACGAGGCCGACTTGAGCGAGCGCGGGCGCAAGTTCCTGAGCCCGGACGACCCCGATTACTTCGCTCCGCCGGACCTGGCCACGCTCTTCGACGCGATCGGGAAGGATACGGCGCTGAGCGACGAGGAGAAGGAGAAGAAGCGTCAAGAGGCCCAGAAGCGGTACGAGGAGGCCAGCGAGCGCATCCACACGATCGCGCAGCTTCTGCGCGCATTCTGCCTCTATGAAAAGGATGTCCACTACGTCGTGCAGGACAACAAGGTGATCATCGTCGACGAGTACACCGGTAGGCTCATGCCGGGCCGCCGGTGGAGCGACGGCCTCCACCAGGCGATCGAGGCAAAAGAGGGGGTACATGTCGATCGGGAGACGCAGACCCTCGCGACGATCACCATCCAGAACTATTTCCGGCTGTATGCCAAGCTCGCCGGAATGACCGGCACGGCGGCCACCGAGGCCAACGAGCTCCATGACATCTATAAGCTCGACGTCGTGACGATCCCGACCAATCGTCCGTGCATCCGGAAGGACCTCGACGACAGCATCTTCAAGACAAGACGGGCCAAATACCGGGCGATCGTCGACAAGATCCGGGAGCTCCATGCGAAAGGCGAGCCGGTCCTGGTGGGCACGATCTCCGTCGAATCTTCCGAGCTCCTGAGCCGGATGCTCAAGAGGGAAGGGATTCCCCACAACGTGCTCAACGCGAAGTACCACCAGCAAGAGGCCGAGATCATCGCGCGGGCGGGCCAGCGGGGAATGGTGACGATCGCCACGAACATGGCGGGGCGCGGCACGGACATCAAGCTGGGAGAAGGGGTCAGCGAGCTGGGCGGGCTCTTCGTCCTCGGGACGGAGCGCCATGAGGCGCGGCGGATCGATCTCCAGCTCCGGGGGCGCTGCGCCCGCCAGGGAGATCCCGGCAGCTCGAAGTTCTTCATTTCCTTGGAGGACGATCTGATGCGCAACTTCGGCGATTCCCGCCGGATCGCCGGTCTGTTGACCCGCCTCGGGATGAAGGAGGACGAGGAGCTTGAGCATCCTTGGCTTACGAAGGCGGTCGCCACCGCGCAGAAGCGGGTCGAGCAGCGCAACTACAGCATCCGAAAGCATACCCTGCAGTATGATGACGTGATGAACCTCCAGCGGGAGGTGATCTACAGCTTCCGCGACCAGATACTGGAATCCGAGGAGCCGCGGAAGGAGCTTTTCGATGTTCTCGCCGAGGTCGTGCGGGAAGAAGCTCAGGCCCGATTGGGCGGAAGCGCCGCGGACTTGGAAGGGCTGCTCGGATGGACGAATGCCACCTTCCCGGTGGGGATGCGCAGGGAGGATTTGGGCGACGGCGATCCGGAAACCGCCGCGCAGAAGATCCTCGAGCGGGTCCAGCAGGCCTACGAGCTGAAGATCAAGTACGAAGATCCCGCTTCGCTCCAAGAGCTCGAGCGGATCACGGCCTTGTCCGCCATCGATCGGCTCTGGCAGGAGCATCTATACGCGATGGACGGACTGCGGAGCGGGATCGGGCTGCGCGCTTACGGCCAGAAGGATCCGCTGATCGAGTACAAGCAGGAGGCCTACGCCCTCTTTCAAGACCTGATGAGCAGGATCAAGCGGCAGATCGTACAGAACCTTTTCCGGTCGGCCTCGAGCGTGCTCGCCTTCGAACGCTTCCTCTCTTCTCTGCCGCAGCAGCGGACGCGGCCCGAACTTGTGGACGGGAGCGCGGCGGCCCCATCCCAACCGGCTGCTGCGGTGCCGGAGCCGGAAGCGGTGCCTCACGATCGTCCGATCCTCCCGATCAGCCGCAGCGGCCCCAAGATGGGGCGCAACGACCCGTGCCCGCTCGATCCGACCAAGAAGTTCAAGAATTGCTGCGGCGCCTTGGGCGAGAAGACTTGCATCAAGGTCTCCTTTCCGGCGGGGCAGCCCTTTCCGGCGGCACCGGCAAAGAACCAGAAGAAGAAATCCTGA